One stretch of Tepidibacter hydrothermalis DNA includes these proteins:
- a CDS encoding cellulase family glycosylhydrolase, whose amino-acid sequence MKKKIMTLVFIIAIMSFVLSVTAFATESIKATKTYSTILVDGVNKNLDAYNINGNNYFKLRDIAYVLNNTDKQFEVKWDNKNQRISIITEQPYTPIEGERISRNKLEAQNVVSTTSEIYLDGQKILLSSYNIDGNNYFKLRDLGEKINFGVLWNNTIQTVQIYSTCGYSEEIIEPWDYVKILGKGIDVDWSKTNNGRKYYNKQTVKDFKEAGISHVRIRIANEATDELLQGLDKQISDCLENGIIPIIAYQGDKLKNKPNEKNIKEVIEWWSIVAKRYKDYSHLLSFDLLIEVTDDLNKQPQKLNEIYERLVTEIRKTNPSRIIIISPRLRSDAQYLKELKIPTRHNGYMMAEWHFYASGPSKTNERKLWTIGTNEEKRLINDKINEALLWQKQMGIPTWVGAWMPGNYNDGNDYSIEEQIVFAKYMTTQLSQAGIPFAVNSDTKYYDRKSNKWIKEMIPVFNSIFKSKLT is encoded by the coding sequence ATGAAGAAAAAAATTATGACATTAGTATTTATAATTGCTATTATGAGTTTTGTACTATCTGTTACTGCTTTTGCAACAGAATCTATAAAAGCAACAAAAACATATTCAACTATTTTGGTTGATGGAGTTAATAAAAACTTAGATGCTTATAATATCAATGGAAATAACTATTTTAAATTGAGGGATATTGCATATGTTTTAAATAACACTGATAAACAATTTGAAGTGAAATGGGATAATAAAAATCAAAGAATTTCAATTATTACAGAACAGCCATATACACCAATTGAAGGGGAAAGGATTAGCAGAAATAAGTTAGAGGCTCAAAATGTTGTTTCTACAACATCAGAGATTTATCTAGACGGACAAAAAATTCTTTTATCATCTTATAATATTGATGGGAATAATTATTTTAAGTTAAGAGATTTAGGTGAAAAAATAAATTTTGGAGTTTTATGGAATAATACTATTCAAACAGTACAAATATATTCGACTTGTGGATATTCAGAAGAAATTATTGAGCCTTGGGATTACGTAAAAATTCTTGGTAAAGGAATAGATGTAGATTGGTCAAAAACTAATAATGGAAGAAAATATTATAACAAGCAAACTGTAAAGGATTTTAAAGAAGCTGGTATTTCGCATGTTCGTATACGTATTGCTAATGAAGCTACTGATGAATTATTACAGGGCTTAGATAAGCAAATTAGTGATTGCCTTGAAAATGGAATAATTCCTATAATAGCTTATCAAGGTGATAAATTAAAAAATAAACCAAATGAAAAAAATATTAAAGAGGTTATAGAGTGGTGGTCAATTGTTGCGAAAAGATACAAAGATTATTCGCATCTATTATCTTTTGATTTGTTAATAGAGGTTACAGATGATTTAAATAAACAACCTCAAAAACTTAATGAAATTTATGAGAGATTAGTTACAGAAATTAGGAAGACAAATCCAAGTAGGATTATTATTATTTCTCCAAGATTACGTTCAGATGCTCAGTATCTAAAAGAACTTAAAATTCCAACTAGACATAATGGCTATATGATGGCTGAATGGCATTTTTATGCTTCTGGTCCTAGCAAAACTAATGAAAGAAAATTATGGACAATCGGAACAAATGAAGAGAAGAGATTGATTAATGATAAAATTAATGAAGCACTATTATGGCAAAAACAGATGGGTATTCCTACTTGGGTAGGAGCGTGGATGCCTGGTAATTATAATGATGGAAATGACTATTCTATTGAAGAGCAGATTGTTTTTGCAAAGTATATGACTACACAGCTTTCTCAAGCAGGAATACCTTTTGCAGTGAATTCTGATACTAAATATTATGATAGAAAAAGTAATAAATGGATAAAAGAAATGATTCCTGTTTTTAACAGTATATTTAAAAGTAAATTAACATAA
- a CDS encoding MutS-related protein codes for MKSIKSIYERRFNYYSKLLTTLSKNLNIIANIRLLVGVITIINIIFLFKLKMNYIIGGISVLCIFLFIYLVVVYNKLENTKKYISILKEINLCGIKRITGEWSNFSEKGNEFKDENHNFSYDLDIFGQASLFQWINSAQTYIGRKTLADMLSNPCKNKENINKRQEAIHELSSKRWWRHRLKAEGMLIMEKCNYSEELFDWAVNSNSFYSNSIVALIIRVLPMFTCASLLFYYLTNNISILIPRVLLIFQVLLTFSDISHKNKELNLVYKYKNNIKVYKKILNHFEKTSFDSEYLNDLKIKLNNGSNFSAAEQLRKLEKLSDSISNRSNLMFYLINIILLWDYQCMVDLENWKNQFGSSIKNYIFILGEIEALSSLATIEHDYPHWTTPIITESPSIFNAKSLGHPLISINQICNDINIEKPSEIILITGSNMSGKSTFLRTIGINLVLAYSGAPVCADYMKCSIVDIYTCMRTSDNIEKSISSFYGELLRIKKIINATKESNQIFFLLDEIFKGTNSQDRHIGAKVLIKQLYNNGAMGLVSTHDLELGDLENESNGNFKNYHFREYYKDNKIYFDYKLRSGISTTTNALYLIKMIGIELDNY; via the coding sequence TTGAAAAGTATAAAAAGTATTTATGAAAGAAGGTTTAATTACTATTCCAAACTGCTTACTACTCTATCAAAAAATTTAAATATCATTGCAAATATAAGATTGCTAGTTGGTGTAATAACTATAATAAATATTATTTTTTTATTCAAATTAAAAATGAATTATATTATTGGTGGAATATCTGTACTTTGCATATTTTTATTTATTTACCTAGTTGTAGTTTATAATAAGCTTGAAAATACTAAAAAATATATATCAATATTAAAAGAAATAAATTTATGCGGTATAAAACGAATAACAGGAGAGTGGAGTAATTTTAGTGAAAAAGGCAATGAATTTAAGGATGAAAATCATAATTTTTCTTATGATCTGGATATATTTGGTCAGGCCTCTTTATTTCAATGGATAAATTCAGCACAAACTTATATTGGTAGAAAAACACTGGCTGATATGCTTTCTAATCCTTGTAAAAATAAAGAAAATATAAATAAAAGACAAGAAGCTATTCATGAATTGTCCTCAAAAAGATGGTGGCGCCATAGGCTAAAAGCTGAAGGTATGTTAATAATGGAAAAATGTAATTATAGTGAAGAGTTATTTGATTGGGCGGTTAATTCTAACTCTTTTTATTCTAATTCTATAGTGGCATTAATAATACGTGTCTTACCAATGTTTACATGTGCATCTTTATTATTTTATTATTTAACAAACAATATATCAATACTAATTCCCAGAGTACTTTTAATATTTCAAGTGCTTTTAACTTTTTCAGATATAAGCCATAAAAATAAAGAATTAAATTTAGTATATAAATATAAAAATAATATTAAAGTATATAAAAAGATTCTAAATCATTTTGAAAAAACTTCATTTGATTCAGAGTATCTTAATGATTTAAAAATAAAATTAAATAATGGCAGTAACTTTTCAGCTGCAGAACAATTGAGGAAGTTAGAAAAATTATCAGATAGTATATCAAATAGAAGCAACTTGATGTTTTATCTTATAAATATTATTTTACTTTGGGATTATCAGTGTATGGTTGATTTAGAAAATTGGAAAAATCAATTTGGTTCATCTATAAAAAACTACATATTCATATTAGGTGAGATTGAAGCCTTATCAAGCTTAGCTACTATAGAGCATGATTATCCACATTGGACTACACCAATTATTACTGAATCACCTTCTATTTTTAATGCTAAATCCTTGGGTCATCCATTAATTAGTATAAATCAAATATGCAACGACATTAATATTGAAAAGCCATCAGAGATAATATTAATAACAGGATCTAATATGTCTGGAAAAAGTACATTTTTAAGAACCATTGGTATAAATTTAGTTCTAGCATATTCAGGAGCTCCTGTTTGTGCTGATTACATGAAGTGTTCAATTGTAGATATATATACATGTATGAGAACTAGTGATAATATTGAAAAAAGTATATCTTCATTTTATGGAGAATTGTTACGAATTAAAAAAATAATAAATGCAACTAAAGAAAGCAATCAAATATTTTTCTTACTTGATGAAATTTTTAAAGGTACTAATTCTCAAGATAGGCATATAGGTGCTAAAGTTTTAATAAAGCAACTGTATAATAATGGTGCCATGGGTTTAGTTTCTACTCATGATTTAGAATTAGGAGATTTAGAAAATGAAAGTAATGGTAATTTTAAAAATTACCATTTTCGAGAATACTATAAAGACAATAAAATATATTTTGATTATAAACTTAGATCTGGAATTTCTACTACAACAAATGCATTATATTTAATAAAAATGATAGGTATAGAATTAGACAATTATTGA
- a CDS encoding HD domain-containing protein encodes MRKGKFINTYSKIKFWPLDPRIEEIKTVDIAHALSMLCRANGHCCHFYSVAQHSINCAYEAKNRGLSEKIQLACLIHDASEAYISDITRPVKYLLNEYLEIEENLQKVIHNAYDIDDLTQEDMLLVKEIDDAMLNYEMEVLLDNYGINNLTLTKEYDISFRMMEEVEKEFIDTVNQLIKNI; translated from the coding sequence ATGAGAAAAGGAAAATTTATTAACACTTATTCAAAAATAAAATTTTGGCCTTTAGATCCAAGAATTGAAGAAATTAAAACTGTAGATATTGCACATGCACTGTCGATGTTATGTAGAGCAAATGGACATTGTTGTCATTTTTATAGTGTGGCTCAGCATTCTATCAACTGTGCTTATGAAGCAAAAAATAGAGGATTATCTGAAAAAATTCAGCTTGCATGTTTAATTCATGATGCATCAGAAGCATATATTTCGGATATTACAAGACCAGTTAAATATCTACTAAATGAATATTTAGAAATCGAAGAAAATTTACAAAAGGTGATACACAACGCATATGATATAGATGATTTAACACAAGAGGATATGCTACTGGTAAAAGAAATTGATGATGCAATGCTTAACTATGAAATGGAAGTACTTTTAGATAATTATGGGATTAATAATCTTACTTTAACAAAAGAATATGATATTTCCTTTAGAATGATGGAAGAAGTGGAGAAAGAATTTATTGATACTGTCAATCAATTAATTAAAAACATCTAG
- the hisS gene encoding histidine--tRNA ligase — MNKKVKPSILAGFMELLPREQLIFNDILSKIIKVYEQNGFMPMDTPVIEKEEVLLAKAGGETEKQIYRFNKGNTPLALRFDLTVPLARFVAQYMGELTFPFKRYQIGKVYRGEKSQKSRYREFYQCDLDIIGNKELSIGNDALLISTITSVFNEIGLKGFKFLLSNRKIISGLLEELDIKEKADVFRVIDRYDKVGKDRFLQLLYNVVGEEKANVINEIISFKGTNKELISKLKNIDIENETFKAGICEIEEMILYLELFKICEEYYKIDLKIIRGLDYYTGSVFETVLEGYEKYGSICSGGRYNNLAQYYTDKNLPGVGISIGLTRLFSILKEIGFIDNYECILVTDVLIVPIGDTINYCSKVWKLLQDNGIKSEIYFEEGKLKKKLSYANTLNIKNVIIIGEDECSKGKIIYKNMVSGAQETIELEDLLLKFQNEKVMLK, encoded by the coding sequence ATGAACAAAAAAGTTAAACCAAGTATATTAGCAGGTTTTATGGAACTATTGCCAAGAGAACAATTAATATTCAACGATATATTATCAAAAATTATTAAAGTTTATGAACAAAACGGATTTATGCCTATGGATACTCCAGTAATAGAAAAAGAAGAAGTTCTATTAGCTAAGGCAGGAGGTGAAACGGAAAAACAAATATACAGATTTAATAAAGGCAATACACCACTAGCTTTAAGGTTTGACTTAACTGTTCCATTAGCAAGATTTGTTGCACAGTATATGGGAGAGTTAACTTTTCCGTTTAAGAGATATCAAATAGGTAAAGTTTATAGGGGAGAAAAAAGCCAAAAATCAAGATACAGAGAATTTTATCAATGTGATTTAGATATAATTGGAAATAAGGAATTGAGCATAGGAAATGATGCACTACTGATTAGTACAATTACATCTGTTTTTAATGAAATAGGTTTAAAAGGGTTTAAGTTTTTATTAAGTAATAGAAAAATAATATCAGGTTTATTGGAAGAATTAGATATAAAAGAAAAGGCAGATGTTTTTAGAGTTATAGATAGATATGATAAAGTTGGAAAAGATAGATTTTTACAGTTACTTTATAACGTGGTGGGAGAAGAAAAAGCAAATGTAATTAACGAAATCATTAGTTTTAAAGGAACAAATAAAGAGCTTATTAGTAAATTAAAAAATATTGATATTGAAAATGAAACTTTTAAGGCTGGTATTTGTGAGATTGAAGAAATGATTTTATATTTAGAGCTTTTTAAAATCTGTGAAGAATATTATAAAATTGACTTGAAGATAATAAGGGGATTAGATTATTACACAGGAAGTGTATTTGAAACTGTATTAGAGGGATATGAAAAATATGGATCCATTTGTTCTGGTGGAAGATATAATAATTTAGCACAGTATTATACAGATAAGAATTTACCAGGTGTAGGTATATCTATAGGTCTCACAAGATTATTTTCAATATTAAAAGAGATAGGGTTTATAGATAATTATGAATGCATATTAGTGACAGATGTTTTGATTGTTCCAATAGGTGATACAATAAATTATTGTTCTAAGGTATGGAAGTTACTACAAGATAACGGCATTAAATCAGAAATATATTTTGAAGAAGGAAAATTAAAAAAGAAGTTATCCTATGCAAATACTCTTAACATTAAGAATGTAATAATCATTGGAGAAGATGAGTGTAGTAAAGGAAAAATTATATATAAAAATATGGTTAGTGGTGCTCAGGAAACTATAGAATTAGAAGACTTACTTTTAAAGTTTCAAAATGAAAAAGTAATGTTGAAATAA
- the thiM gene encoding hydroxyethylthiazole kinase: MTNQEITINNLLQIKQSIKLKKPLIHCITNPISINDCANMVLAVGAKPIMAEHPLEVSEITRVSKSLGVNLGNITDNRMESMLISGKVAFENKIPQVIDLVGVGCSKLRLNYAKKFISECNPSVIKGNMSEIKAVCGMKSNSKGIDVGACDIVTEQNSDESIEMMKALSLRTGAVVVATGVIDIITDGNNTYLITNGCEMLSMITGTGCMLTALIASYISYGNILDGTVLATTLMGICGELSQHVKGTGSFRTELIDNMFSISDDMIIKKIQYKLK; this comes from the coding sequence ATGACAAATCAAGAAATTACAATAAACAACTTATTGCAAATAAAACAGAGTATTAAATTAAAAAAACCTCTTATCCACTGTATTACAAATCCCATTTCAATAAATGACTGTGCAAATATGGTTCTTGCTGTTGGTGCAAAACCCATTATGGCTGAGCATCCTTTAGAGGTTTCTGAAATTACTCGTGTTTCTAAATCACTTGGGGTTAACCTTGGGAATATAACGGACAACAGAATGGAATCTATGTTGATTTCAGGTAAAGTAGCCTTTGAAAATAAAATTCCACAAGTAATTGACCTTGTAGGTGTGGGCTGCAGTAAACTTCGCTTAAATTATGCAAAAAAATTTATTTCAGAATGTAATCCAAGTGTTATCAAGGGCAATATGTCTGAAATAAAAGCAGTATGCGGGATGAAAAGCAATTCAAAAGGAATTGATGTTGGAGCATGTGATATTGTAACAGAGCAAAATTCTGATGAAAGTATAGAAATGATGAAGGCATTGTCTTTAAGAACGGGTGCTGTTGTTGTAGCAACAGGAGTAATAGATATAATAACAGATGGTAATAATACATATTTAATAACAAATGGTTGTGAAATGCTTTCGATGATAACTGGGACAGGTTGTATGCTTACTGCGCTTATAGCAAGTTATATTTCTTATGGAAATATACTGGATGGAACTGTTCTTGCTACAACTCTTATGGGAATATGTGGTGAACTTTCTCAGCATGTTAAGGGAACTGGAAGTTTTAGAACAGAGCTTATAGACAATATGTTTAGTATTTCTGATGATATGATAATAAAAAAAATACAATATAAATTAAAATGA
- a CDS encoding winged helix-turn-helix transcriptional regulator: MSQNTNNCPCKEKCPLETTMELIGGKWKIQILCSLYTDGATRYNELKRKLKGISNTMLASSLKELEQCGLIIREQFMEIPVRVEYRTTDACKELIPILGQLAIWGMKLKSIDE, from the coding sequence ATGTCACAGAATACAAATAATTGCCCGTGTAAGGAAAAATGTCCACTAGAGACAACAATGGAATTAATCGGTGGAAAATGGAAGATACAAATTCTATGCTCATTATATACCGATGGAGCAACACGCTATAATGAATTAAAAAGAAAACTTAAAGGAATCTCAAATACAATGTTAGCGAGTTCACTAAAAGAACTGGAACAATGTGGTCTTATTATTCGAGAACAATTTATGGAAATTCCCGTTCGCGTTGAATATAGAACTACTGATGCATGCAAAGAGTTAATACCAATTTTAGGTCAACTTGCAATATGGGGAATGAAACTAAAATCGATAGACGAATAG
- a CDS encoding suppressor of fused domain protein, with translation MFKKIFGGKRDKGKAKDGTDIYTYENTRNGKQGKVAEMMNTEDIIAHFDKMFPGRETNVFHEIISDIVHIDVHCMEPTDEEPFRVLYTTGMSDLPMTMPSEIENEWSHLKRAELMIFIPESWPIDSKAFKDERYYWPVRLLKQLARFPHEYNTWLGYGHTIPNSNEYDPYAENTELNGVILNVLKEEISSISTKDGNLINVYSLVPLYKEEMDYKLEYGSDSLFEKLAEVQGSGFWIDASRKNVCR, from the coding sequence ATGTTCAAAAAAATATTTGGCGGTAAAAGGGATAAAGGAAAAGCAAAGGATGGAACAGATATATATACTTATGAGAATACTAGAAACGGAAAACAGGGTAAGGTGGCAGAGATGATGAATACTGAAGATATTATAGCTCACTTTGACAAAATGTTTCCTGGAAGGGAAACTAATGTGTTTCATGAAATTATTTCTGATATTGTACATATAGATGTTCACTGTATGGAGCCAACTGATGAAGAACCTTTTAGAGTGCTTTATACAACGGGTATGAGTGACTTGCCTATGACTATGCCAAGTGAGATTGAGAATGAGTGGAGTCATTTAAAGAGAGCGGAGTTGATGATTTTTATTCCTGAATCATGGCCTATTGATTCTAAGGCATTTAAGGATGAAAGATATTATTGGCCGGTAAGGCTTTTGAAACAATTAGCAAGATTTCCTCACGAGTATAATACATGGTTAGGTTATGGTCATACAATACCAAATTCTAATGAATACGATCCATATGCTGAAAATACAGAATTGAATGGAGTTATTTTAAATGTATTAAAAGAGGAGATAAGCTCAATTAGTACAAAGGATGGAAATTTAATAAATGTTTATAGTTTAGTTCCTTTATACAAAGAGGAGATGGATTATAAATTAGAGTATGGAAGTGATTCTTTATTTGAGAAGTTGGCAGAAGTTCAAGGAAGTGGTTTTTGGATTGATGCATCAAGAAAAAATGTTTGCAGATAA
- a CDS encoding cupin domain-containing protein, translating to MYTADYFIEKLNMNSHPEGGFYKETFVSEQTITDKDLDVNFKDFRKLWSSIYFLLRDGEVSNFHRLKSDEMWYYQAGSPLTIYMISPDGELTQEKLGLDIENGEKPQVLVPKNYIFGSAMNNPGYALVGCMVSPGFEFEDFELFEREYLLNKYPQHKDAIIKLTRI from the coding sequence ATGTATACAGCAGATTATTTTATTGAAAAACTAAATATGAATTCTCATCCAGAAGGTGGATTCTACAAAGAAACATTTGTTTCTGAACAAACTATTACAGATAAGGATCTAGATGTTAACTTTAAAGATTTTAGAAAACTATGGTCAAGTATTTACTTTTTATTAAGAGATGGAGAAGTCTCAAATTTTCATAGACTTAAATCTGATGAAATGTGGTATTATCAGGCAGGTTCTCCATTAACAATATATATGATTTCTCCTGATGGTGAACTTACACAAGAAAAACTTGGACTGGATATTGAAAATGGAGAAAAGCCCCAAGTTCTAGTTCCTAAAAACTATATATTTGGATCTGCAATGAATAATCCTGGATATGCTCTTGTTGGATGCATGGTTTCCCCTGGGTTTGAATTTGAAGACTTTGAGTTATTTGAAAGAGAATATCTTCTGAATAAATATCCTCAACATAAAGATGCTATTATTAAATTAACAAGAATTTAA
- a CDS encoding GNAT family N-acetyltransferase, whose protein sequence is MKTIQNPCIKLKETINHEDYELINKLQEECIKEDQIALKLELDYKLGITSESSKICSIQKINEFMYFDGQQIIGYIGICRFGGDRSPIEVNGMVHPEYRRQGVFKILSELVIGEWKRRNSDSMLLLSDRKSNSGQQFIKETGAQYKHSEYEMYLKEDNVKSLKRQLCGITFRKATNEDALEINRQNKIYFNDEFQDCQDTQNDNNLESTLEKSKTIISNEDMILPQEEEKKGMTIYIAEKDQKIIGKVHLQLTCEIGGIYGLGVLPEYRRKGFGREILMMAIQKLKELKVSGVMLQVAAENSNALNLYKSCGFIETSTMDYYEIKQ, encoded by the coding sequence ATGAAAACTATACAGAACCCTTGTATTAAACTTAAGGAGACTATCAATCATGAGGATTATGAATTAATCAATAAGCTTCAAGAAGAATGTATTAAGGAAGATCAAATCGCTTTAAAACTAGAGCTTGATTATAAACTTGGAATTACTTCTGAAAGTAGTAAAATCTGTAGTATTCAAAAGATAAATGAATTTATGTACTTTGATGGGCAACAGATTATTGGATATATTGGGATTTGCAGGTTTGGAGGGGATAGATCACCAATAGAAGTTAATGGCATGGTACATCCTGAATATAGACGACAAGGTGTTTTTAAGATATTAAGCGAATTAGTTATAGGAGAGTGGAAGCGAAGAAATTCAGATAGTATGCTTCTACTAAGTGACAGAAAGTCAAACTCTGGGCAGCAATTTATCAAAGAAACTGGAGCACAGTACAAACATTCAGAATATGAAATGTATTTGAAAGAAGATAATGTGAAATCACTTAAAAGGCAGTTGTGTGGGATTACTTTTAGAAAAGCTACCAATGAAGATGCTCTTGAAATTAATCGACAAAATAAGATTTACTTTAACGATGAATTTCAAGATTGTCAAGATACTCAAAATGATAATAATCTAGAGAGTACCTTAGAAAAATCGAAAACAATCATTTCAAATGAAGATATGATACTACCACAAGAAGAAGAAAAAAAGGGTATGACAATTTATATTGCAGAAAAAGACCAAAAAATCATTGGAAAAGTGCATCTTCAATTGACTTGTGAAATTGGTGGTATTTATGGTCTCGGTGTATTACCTGAATATCGTAGAAAAGGGTTTGGACGAGAAATTCTAATGATGGCTATACAAAAGTTAAAAGAATTGAAGGTGAGTGGTGTTATGCTTCAAGTGGCTGCTGAAAATTCTAATGCTCTTAATCTTTATAAGTCTTGCGGCTTCATAGAGACATCAACAATGGATTATTATGAAATCAAACAATAA
- a CDS encoding MmcQ/YjbR family DNA-binding protein, with protein sequence MDLQKVRKYFLSKPHTVEDIPFRIPVPVFKVADKMFGLINIHEPDRESINLKYPKDKIYDLRSAFDEIQPGYHMNKDNWNTVYLDGQLDEDFIFELIDISYDLVFKSLTKKKQKEMSEIVVKSL encoded by the coding sequence ATGGACTTGCAAAAGGTAAGAAAATATTTTTTAAGTAAACCACATACTGTGGAAGATATTCCATTTCGTATACCTGTTCCCGTTTTCAAGGTGGCAGATAAGATGTTTGGCTTGATTAATATTCATGAGCCTGATAGAGAAAGTATTAATTTAAAATACCCAAAGGATAAAATATATGATTTGAGATCAGCTTTTGATGAAATTCAACCAGGATACCATATGAATAAGGATAATTGGAATACAGTATATTTAGATGGACAATTGGACGAGGATTTTATTTTTGAATTGATTGATATATCGTATGATTTGGTATTTAAATCATTAACAAAAAAGAAACAAAAAGAAATGTCAGAAATAGTGGTTAAATCTTTGTAA
- the thiW gene encoding energy coupling factor transporter S component ThiW, with protein sequence MEKNAKLLRQLVLAMMVSMGVVISPILRIEGMCPMAHFINIVCSVILGPWYSLLCAALIGVIRMFFMGIPPLALTGAVFGAVLSGILYRVSKGNLICAIIGEVIGTGIIGAIVSYPIMAFVLGRTGLTWMFYVPSFIMGTLIGGTIAFFFLTALRRTGMLAKIQRRLGGRVYDKSRNYNKQLIANKTEY encoded by the coding sequence ATGGAAAAAAACGCAAAATTATTAAGGCAACTTGTGTTGGCAATGATGGTGTCAATGGGAGTTGTGATTTCACCAATTCTTCGTATTGAAGGAATGTGTCCTATGGCACATTTTATTAACATCGTATGTTCTGTTATTCTTGGGCCTTGGTATTCATTGCTTTGTGCTGCACTTATTGGTGTGATAAGAATGTTTTTCATGGGTATTCCACCTTTAGCTTTAACTGGAGCAGTTTTTGGAGCAGTTTTATCTGGAATTTTATACAGAGTATCTAAAGGAAATTTGATTTGTGCGATTATAGGTGAGGTTATAGGAACTGGTATTATAGGAGCTATAGTTTCATATCCTATTATGGCATTTGTTTTGGGAAGAACAGGGCTTACATGGATGTTCTATGTTCCTTCATTTATCATGGGGACACTTATAGGAGGAACAATTGCGTTCTTTTTTCTGACAGCATTAAGAAGAACAGGTATGCTTGCAAAAATTCAGAGACGTTTGGGGGGAAGAGTTTATGACAAATCAAGAAATTACAATAAACAACTTATTGCAAATAAAACAGAGTATTAA
- a CDS encoding TraX family protein, with translation MKKLNAFQLKIIALIVMLMDHLYFSFPDVFPVWFHPLSRFVAPLFAFLMVEGLFHTRNRLKYNLRLWGWAIFMQMGNGVINIAFLSKKVSVHNNIFITLALGLTILNLFELRKNCYGIKKWGLLVSCIGLILLGVCVEGGFSVIPFILITYFFRENKKKSIIGYLILSVILFIMNYTPYETLKMTINMMMYNSDFLFIMVVPFIFLYNGERGVNNKFSKYLFYVFYPLHLWILAMIEFISN, from the coding sequence ATGAAAAAACTAAATGCATTTCAATTAAAAATTATTGCACTTATAGTAATGCTAATGGATCATCTATATTTTTCATTTCCAGATGTTTTTCCAGTATGGTTTCATCCATTATCAAGATTTGTAGCACCATTATTTGCATTTTTAATGGTGGAGGGTTTATTTCATACAAGAAACAGATTAAAATATAACCTTAGACTATGGGGGTGGGCTATATTTATGCAGATGGGTAACGGTGTTATAAATATAGCTTTTTTATCAAAGAAGGTTAGTGTTCATAATAATATATTTATAACGCTAGCTCTAGGACTTACAATACTAAATTTATTTGAACTTAGAAAGAACTGTTATGGGATTAAGAAATGGGGATTATTAGTGTCATGCATAGGTCTTATTCTATTGGGAGTATGCGTAGAAGGTGGATTTAGTGTAATACCATTTATATTAATAACATATTTCTTTAGAGAAAATAAGAAAAAATCCATAATAGGATATTTAATATTGTCAGTAATATTATTTATAATGAACTATACACCATATGAGACACTTAAAATGACAATAAATATGATGATGTATAATTCTGATTTTTTATTTATTATGGTTGTTCCATTTATCTTTTTATATAATGGAGAAAGAGGCGTTAATAATAAATTTAGTAAGTATTTATTTTATGTTTTTTATCCATTACATTTATGGATATTAGCAATGATAGAATTTATTTCAAATTAA